A section of the Elizabethkingia anophelis R26 genome encodes:
- a CDS encoding RagB/SusD family nutrient uptake outer membrane protein, producing MTKIKYTLFLAFAASVFISCERELETAPTNQANEEEVFKTADNAETVVNGAWAKFNDDGTTYANIGYSTVLRASDAMGSDVAVLTNKYGFNSAYAFTDLVNNAGSRTLFIWNLFYSAINNMNNVLSRIDNIEGSQDKKDQVKGQAKAFRAFCYLNLASFYQYSYQKDKTALTVPIYTQPATINSVGNKRASLEELYTLIKSDLLDAKNLLKSYKRNNKDKIDLSVVNGLLARTYLNTGEWLKAADAANMARTGYTFMPAEKYSEGFNDIGNSEWIWGHGQTQEQSGESYAFHYLDVSSSGSYYYSFMADPFFKDLFDTNDIRYQLFEWDGLKGREGLLRYKKFKFKPNLIADIVYMRSAEMYLIAAEGYARSGNVSEAVANLNLLKAARKANLYNGSLNAEAVLKEVLIERRKELFGEGFSLSDIIRTQGKVVRNPYTTADGKPIKVKVTTPDGTVKEVDARGHSVFTFPDKSEFVPNSRYYIFPIPQKETESNPNL from the coding sequence ATGACAAAAATAAAATATACATTGTTTCTGGCTTTTGCAGCTTCTGTTTTTATAAGTTGTGAGAGAGAGCTGGAAACAGCACCTACTAACCAGGCTAATGAAGAAGAGGTTTTTAAAACTGCAGATAATGCCGAAACGGTAGTTAACGGAGCCTGGGCAAAATTTAATGATGACGGAACAACCTATGCTAATATAGGTTACTCTACAGTACTTCGCGCAAGTGATGCAATGGGGAGTGATGTTGCGGTACTAACTAATAAATACGGATTCAACTCTGCTTATGCATTTACAGACTTGGTAAACAATGCAGGAAGCCGTACTTTATTTATCTGGAATCTTTTTTATTCTGCAATAAACAATATGAACAATGTACTGAGCAGAATAGATAATATAGAAGGCTCGCAGGATAAGAAAGATCAGGTAAAAGGACAGGCGAAAGCTTTCAGAGCCTTTTGTTATCTTAATCTGGCTAGCTTTTATCAGTATAGTTATCAAAAAGACAAAACAGCTTTAACGGTACCAATTTATACCCAGCCGGCCACTATTAATTCCGTAGGTAATAAAAGAGCGAGTCTTGAAGAACTTTATACCCTCATAAAAAGTGACCTTTTAGATGCTAAAAATTTATTGAAAAGCTATAAACGAAATAACAAAGATAAGATTGACCTGTCTGTTGTTAATGGACTTTTAGCAAGAACTTACCTGAATACAGGAGAATGGCTGAAAGCTGCTGATGCTGCAAATATGGCAAGAACAGGGTATACCTTTATGCCAGCCGAAAAATATTCAGAAGGTTTCAACGATATTGGCAACTCCGAGTGGATTTGGGGACATGGACAAACGCAAGAGCAATCTGGTGAAAGCTATGCATTCCACTATCTGGATGTATCTTCTTCCGGTAGTTACTATTATAGTTTTATGGCAGACCCGTTCTTTAAAGATTTATTTGATACAAATGATATAAGATATCAGTTGTTTGAATGGGACGGACTAAAAGGGCGTGAAGGTCTGTTGAGATATAAAAAGTTCAAATTTAAACCGAATTTAATTGCTGATATTGTATATATGAGATCTGCTGAAATGTATCTGATTGCAGCGGAAGGCTATGCAAGATCCGGAAATGTATCTGAGGCAGTAGCGAACCTAAACCTTCTAAAGGCTGCCAGAAAAGCAAATCTTTATAACGGAAGTCTGAATGCAGAAGCGGTTCTAAAAGAAGTACTGATTGAAAGACGAAAAGAATTGTTCGGCGAAGGTTTTTCATTATCTGATATTATCCGTACTCAGGGAAAAGTTGTAAGAAATCCTTATACAACAGCCGATGGTAAGCCTATAAAAGTTAAAGTGACTACACCTGATGGTACAGTAAAAGAGGTAGATGCAAGAGGACATTCTGTATTTACTTTCCCTGATAAAAGTGAATTTGTGCCTAATAGTCGCTATTATATATTCCCAATACCACAAAAAGAAACGGAAAGCAATCCTAATCTTTAA